From the Brachyhypopomus gauderio isolate BG-103 chromosome 5, BGAUD_0.2, whole genome shotgun sequence genome, one window contains:
- the slc15a5 gene encoding solute carrier family 15 member 5 yields the protein MVAVNVPGLHDSHPLQRVSATRSASGMVSPCKPLKSEKKLQVIICVLFVELFERFTFFGIVCNMILFCTIKLGYDNYQAATVNLCFVGASTLTPVLVGWFAETCLGRTKVLYLCTLLHFFGTAMLPVVAFPFEDFYIDTHNTIHQLDPQEQHILFYTGLLAAAVGTGGIRAVLCPLAGYHLQGYNQHQILSFFNWLYWLVNLNAAVVHLGIAYIQQSVAKNLGFLIPFTSVLLALIAIHMARNNLIFNPKKGSSILTTLGVFMNSLKMCCLHYRHLSGDVASWLDRAKENNGGHYSETSVENVKILVKLFPLFGLQLLYRACITQIPSGYYLQTMHSNLNINGFLLPIAALNVISILPLLILAPLLEFVSTCYLSLKKTPPSPTKFITVGHTCAALSVLVAGITEIHRKDYSQVEQTLSGTVLHVSSMACFRLAPQYILLGVAEAFVTPACSLISFCLTPSNLRGISLHFLTLSYGGGCFLGAFLVQLFCLVSGGNFYPNTLSNGNMERFFFTLAMLMAINTLVFWKVSCRYTNLGVELDKGVRQSNLSEKLLQHKTCLRFYDTVDCSGTSLETIL from the exons ATGGTGGCTGTGAATGTTCCTGGCCTTCATGATAGCCATCCACTCCAAAGGGTCTCCGCCACTCGCAGCGCAAGTGGGATGGTTAGTCCATGTAAGCCTTTAAAGTCTGAAAAGAAGCTACAGGTGATTATCTGTGTTCTTTTTGTGGAGTTATTCGAGAGGTTCACCTTCTTTGGGATTGTTTGCAATATGATCCTCTTTTGCACCATCAAGCTGGGATATGACAATTATCAAGCAGCCACAGTGAACCTTTGTTTTGTGGGAGCCAGTACACTTACACCTGTTCTTGTGGGCTGGTTTGCAGAGACATGTTTGGGAAGGACAAAAGTTCTCTATCTTTGCACTCTCCTTCATTTCTTTG GAACTGCGATGCTCCCTGTAGTTGCGTTCCCTTTTGAGGATTTCTACAtcgacacacacaacactattCACCAGCTTGATCCACAGGAGCAACATATTCTCTTCTACACAGGACTGCTGGCTGCTGCTGTCGGTACAGGTGGAATACGTGCCGTACTTTGCCCATTAGCAGGCTATCACCTTCAAGGCTACAACCAACACCAGATTCTGTCCTTTTTCAACTG GCTCTATTGGCTCGTGAATCTAAATGCTGCAGTTGTGCACTTGGGAATTGCTTATATACAGCAATCTGTGGCCAAAAACCTGGGCTTTCTCATTCCCTTCACTTCTGTTCTGTTGGCTCTAATTGCAATACATATGGCACGAAACAATCTCATCTTTAATCCCAAAAAAG GAAGTTCGATACTCACCACACTGGGTGTGTTTATGAATTCCCTAAAAATGTGTTGCCTCCATTATCGTCACTTGAGTGGAGACGTGGCCAGCTGGCTGGACCGTGCCAAGGAGAACAACGGAGGACACTACAGTGAAACAAGTGTAGAAAATGTGAAGATCCTGGTGAAGCTTTTCCCTCTTTTTGGACTTCAGCTTCTCTACCGTGCTTGTATTACCCAG ATTCCATCAGGATACTATCTTCAGACGATGCATTCAAACCTGAACATCAATGGTTTCCTCTTACCAATAGCAGCACTGAATGTGATCAGTATTCTGCCATTGCTAATTTTAGCACCATTACTGGAATTTGTGAGCACCTGCTACCTATCTTTAAAGAAAACACCTCCTTCTCCAACCAAATTCATAA CAGTGGGTCATACCTGTGCAGCTCTGTCTGTACTAGTTGCAGGTATCACTGAGATCCACAGGAAAGACTATTCTCAGGTAGAGCAGACGCTGTCAGGCACAGTTCTGCACGTGTCCTCCATGGCTTGCTTTCGACTTGCACCTCAGTACATCTTACTGGGTGTAGCAGAGGCATTTGTCACACCAGCAT GTTCCCTCATTTCTTTCTGTCTGACTCCGAGCAACCTCAGAGGTATCTCTCTGCACTTCCTTACTCTGTCCTACGGAGGAGGATGCTTTTTGGGTGCCTTTTTGGTTCAGCTCTTTTGTCTTGTGTCGGGTG GGAACTTTTATCCAAACACACTCAGCAATGGTAATATGGAAAGATTTTTCTTTACATTGGCAATGTTGATGGCCATAAATACACTGGTGTTCTGGAAAGTATCTTGCAG ATATACTAACCTGGGTGTTGAACTAGATAAAGGAGTGAGGCAAAGTAATCTCTCTGAAAAGCTGCTACAGCATAAAACCTGTCTGCGGTTTTATGACACAGTGGATTGTTCAGGAACCTCCTTGGAAACTATCCTGTAA